A single region of the Flavobacteriales bacterium genome encodes:
- the sucD gene encoding succinate--CoA ligase subunit alpha has translation MSVLVDKNSKVIVQGFTGSEGTFHASQMIEYGTNVVGGVTPGKGGQTHLDRPVFNTVADAVKETGANVSIIFVPPAFAADAIMEAAEAGIALVVAITEGTPVADMAKAAAYLKGTKTRLIGPNCPGIITPEGAKVGIMPGFVFKKGRIGIVSKSGTLTYEAADQVVKAGMGISTAIGIGGDPIIGTTTKEAVELFMNDPDTDAIVMIGEIGGTLEAEASAYIKSTGNKKPVVGFIAGQTAPKGRTMGHAGAIVGGAEDTAEAKMKIMAECGIHVVASPGDIGETMAKAMGVTAGM, from the coding sequence ATGAGTGTATTAGTAGATAAGAATTCGAAGGTTATTGTTCAAGGATTCACCGGTAGCGAAGGAACTTTCCACGCTTCGCAGATGATTGAATACGGAACCAATGTAGTAGGTGGAGTAACTCCTGGTAAAGGTGGTCAAACTCACCTAGATAGACCAGTATTCAACACGGTTGCAGATGCTGTGAAAGAAACTGGAGCCAATGTTTCCATCATTTTTGTTCCGCCAGCATTTGCGGCTGACGCGATCATGGAAGCTGCGGAAGCAGGAATTGCATTGGTAGTTGCCATCACGGAAGGAACTCCTGTTGCCGATATGGCGAAAGCTGCGGCTTACCTGAAAGGAACCAAGACACGATTGATCGGTCCAAACTGTCCAGGAATCATTACGCCAGAAGGAGCGAAAGTCGGTATCATGCCAGGATTCGTATTCAAGAAAGGACGTATCGGTATCGTTTCAAAGTCTGGAACGTTGACCTATGAAGCTGCTGATCAAGTAGTGAAAGCTGGTATGGGAATCTCAACAGCTATCGGAATCGGTGGTGACCCGATCATTGGTACAACCACTAAAGAAGCAGTTGAATTGTTCATGAACGACCCAGACACAGATGCGATCGTAATGATCGGTGAGATCGGTGGTACGCTAGAGGCTGAAGCTTCAGCTTACATTAAATCTACTGGAAACAAGAAACCGGTTGTTGGTTTCATCGCTGGTCAAACAGCTCCGAAAGGAAGAACAATGGGACACGCGGGTGCCATTGTTGGTGGAGCGGAAGACACCGCAGAAGCTAAAATGAAGATCATG